A stretch of Myxococcus hansupus DNA encodes these proteins:
- a CDS encoding neutral zinc metallopeptidase: MRWQGGRRSSNVEDRRGLGRPLAVGGGAASIIVALLVLLLGGDPSELGLGGGEDPRVAQGTGGSGQQPLDPRQEELKDFVSVVLADTEDTWPALLKAEGVRYVQPRLVLFTGAVQSACGFQESAVGPFYCPPDQRVYLDLDFFDELDRRFGAPGDFAQAYVVAHEVGHHVQNLLGISRKVQALRGRVSPEEANALSVLQELQADCFAGIWAHHAQRERQLLEAGDVEEGLGAASAIGDDTLQRRAQGYVVPESFTHGSSEQRVAWFRRGLEQGTLAACDTFNAPASRGR, from the coding sequence ATGCGCTGGCAAGGGGGACGTCGCAGCTCGAACGTGGAGGACCGGCGGGGCCTGGGGCGCCCGCTGGCGGTGGGTGGCGGTGCCGCCTCCATCATCGTGGCGTTGCTGGTGCTGCTGCTGGGCGGAGACCCCTCCGAACTCGGACTGGGCGGCGGTGAGGACCCCCGCGTGGCGCAGGGCACCGGCGGCTCGGGACAGCAACCCTTGGACCCCCGGCAGGAGGAGCTCAAGGACTTCGTGTCCGTCGTCCTGGCGGACACCGAGGACACCTGGCCGGCCCTGTTGAAGGCCGAGGGCGTCCGCTACGTGCAGCCCCGGCTGGTGCTCTTCACGGGCGCGGTGCAATCCGCCTGCGGCTTCCAGGAGAGCGCGGTGGGGCCCTTCTACTGTCCGCCGGACCAGCGCGTGTACCTGGACCTGGACTTCTTCGACGAGCTGGACCGCCGCTTTGGCGCGCCCGGTGATTTCGCGCAGGCCTACGTCGTCGCGCACGAGGTGGGGCACCACGTGCAGAACCTGCTGGGCATCTCGCGGAAGGTCCAGGCCCTGCGCGGCCGCGTGTCTCCAGAGGAGGCCAACGCGTTGTCCGTCCTCCAGGAGCTTCAGGCGGACTGCTTCGCCGGCATCTGGGCCCACCATGCCCAGCGCGAGCGGCAACTGCTGGAGGCGGGAGACGTGGAGGAGGGCCTGGGGGCCGCGTCGGCCATCGGTGACGACACGTTGCAGCGCCGCGCCCAGGGCTACGTCGTCCCCGAGTCCTTCACGCACGGCTCGTCCGAGCAGCGCGTCGCCTGGTTCCGCCGGGGATTGGAGCAGGGCACCCTGGCGGCGTGCGACACCTTCAATGCCCCGGCCTCCCGCGGACGCTGA